From one Lolium rigidum isolate FL_2022 chromosome 4, APGP_CSIRO_Lrig_0.1, whole genome shotgun sequence genomic stretch:
- the LOC124648683 gene encoding uncharacterized protein LOC124648683, whose translation MLPLLRGVVSGHLRRSLSTAAPRPPWVLMDRDTLLTRSPVAVSSSFRPPPSASSITVPVWSLDLQPPGDKDNNLYMDTMRSRLLAASAHGFLLLDAHKSRFKLHPKADLNLPPDVLLKVAPSELVCRTFERRVCNPVTGDLFRLPDFHGTSTDGMGLLTQPGRYVAAQLAEVDGGRRFMLRRFSSETGDWGELVLPSPLPPGRRMHLNHEHEVLDCGGRLWWVDLSWGAVCVDPFSARPELRAVELPEGCVLPGHQSDTEVRRLVNLKHRRMGVSAGRLCYAEADALHIRSFTLDDESGRWTLEQQVPVDSLWPNGKVVPSVAAIDPLDADVLYLNVEEFTVSVDMRNESILVGSASVLRGVSPQSASSSYLPCVLPSFLGSAPIPGKNDIEKNKTLADVLVRSDRHPKT comes from the exons ATGCTGCCCCTTCTCCGCGGCGTCGTCTCCGGCCACCTCCGCCGCTCCCTCTCCACAGCCGCCCCGCGCCCTCCCTGGGTGCTCATGGACCGGGATACGCTGCTCACCAGATCCCCGGTagccgtctcctcctccttccgcccgcccccctccgcctcctccatcaCCGTCCCCGTCTGGTCCTTGGACCTACAGCCTCCCGGGGACAAGGACAACAACCTGTACATGGACACCATGCGcagccgcctcctcgccgccagcgcccacggcttcctcctcctcgacgCCCACAAGTCCCGTTTCAAGCTCCACCCCAAAGCGGACCTCAACCTCCCGCCCGACGTGCTCCTCAAGGTCGCGCCCTCCGAGCTCGTCTGCCGGACCTTCGAGCGCCGCGTCTGCAACCCGGTCACCGGcgacctcttccgcctcccgGACTTCCACGGCACCTCAACGGACGGCATGGGCCTCCTCACCCAGCCCGGGAGGTACGTCGCTGCCCAGCTGGCCGAGGTCGACGGCGGCCGCCGCTTCATGCTGCGCCGGTTCTCCTCGGAGACGGGGGACTGGGGCGAGCTGGTGCTGCCGTCGCCGCTGCCGCCTGGCCGCCGGATGCACCTGAACCACGAGCACGAGGTGCTGGACTGCGGGGGCCGGCTCTGGTGGGTGGACCTCAGCTGGGGCGCCGTCTGCGTCGACCCGTTCAGCGCCCGGCCTGAGCTCCGCGCCGTCGAGCTGCCGGAAGGCTGCGTGCTCCCCGGCCACCAGAGCGACACGGAGGTAAGGCGGCTCGTCAACCTCAAGCACCGCCGCATGGGTGTCAGCGCCGGCAGGCTGTGCTACGCCGAGGCCGACGCGCTCCATATCAGGTCCTTCACGCTGGACGACGAGAGCGGCCGCTGGACGCTCGAGCAGCAGGTGCCCGTTGACAGCCTTTGGCCCAATGGCAAGGTGGTGCCTTCCGTTGCTGCTATCGACCCGCTCGACGCTGATGTGCTGTACCTCAACGTGGAGGAATTTACCGTCAGCGTGGACATGCGCAACGAGAGTATCCTTGTGGGTAGTGCATCTGTGCTGAGAGGCGTTTCTCCTCAGTCTGCCTCAAGCTCCTACCTGCCATGTGTGCTCCCATCATTTCTCGGATCGGCCCCAATTCCAG GCAAGAATGACATCGAAAAAAACAAGACTCTGGCAGATGTTCTGGTTCGTTCGGACAGACACCCGAAGACCTGA